The Podospora bellae-mahoneyi strain CBS 112042 chromosome 7, whole genome shotgun sequence genome includes a window with the following:
- a CDS encoding hypothetical protein (EggNog:ENOG503P0NV): MSGNSSQRNDPLDDSRLWWFPRVPSRRERIPGERRRTAPTTTTTTSGEFHRAIARYNRNIERVRRNLDAVENRRYHPEASMSSADRDLRRRFNRDPPTTNDPPAVPGAPSLPPLRSLGSRARPGMASGSGSRSSRYRPERLLRATNFDSRINNTSSHVVSDEHPDANSHLRALLDLPNIGTLISPLAPTSMTPTLYSQDPEDTRRTKRRKLDNDKVGPKFKGFHYGHYGQLEPGRLTMEIVSCDGGLYQESLQYPPENILKNDDSVYCTKGNRCNIILRHTGGTVFSLTELVIKAPGSSYSCPVREGMVFVAMKSDELLTRTAQYQIQYLPPQERTNNTLVYSVRHEEDGSSITRLQPPVREFSFGLDDDEDYRTAQIPPEFAVPPPPFNITTECTDDGSGDDDDGRVLPPHLRSRNRRTPNRIGSLPFESESSEEDRDPWGNPSSDWRAFDNLTRRRYTARGGGRQHESTSRTTLEEAQEASQIATQEAVRAVGGELMAPLAHFFIEKDKNKCTIRFDPPVSGRFILLKMWSPPQDLSDRSSNIDIEAVVAQGFAGPRYFPSVELA, encoded by the exons ATG TCTGGCAACTCCTCGCAGCGCAACGACCCATTGGATGATTCcaggctgtggtggtttcCACGAGTGCCCAGCAGACGAGAGCGGATCCCTGGTGAACGACGCCGTACGGctccaaccacaaccacaactaCGTCTGGAGAATTTCATAGAGCTATAGCGAGGTATAACCGAAACATTGAACGGGTCCGCCGGAATCTCGACGCTGTAGAAAACCGACGTTATCATCCGGAAGCCAGCATGTCCTCAGCTGATAGGGACCTGCGACGAAGATTCAATCGTGATCCGCCCACTACCAACGACCCGCCCGCAGTCCCCGGTGCTCCCtcactcccccctctccggTCTCTTGGCTCGAGAGCTCGACCTGGCATGGCGTCGGGGTCAGGCTCACGATCAAGCCGCTACCGACCCGAGCGGTTGCTCCGCGCCACCAACTTTGATTCCCGCATCAATAATACTTCTTCGCATGTCGTCTCCGATGAGCATCCCGACGCCAACTCTCACCTTCGCGCCCTCTTGGACTTGCCCAATATCGGCACCCTCATCTCACCACTGGCTCCCACGAGCATGACGCCTACATTGTACAGCCAGGACCCCGAGGACACCCGTCGCACCAAGCGGCGAAAGCTGGACAATGACAAGGTCGGTCCAAAGTTCAAGGGGTTCCATTATGGACATTATGGACAGTTGGAGCCCGGCAGGTTGACCATGGAGATTGTGAGCTGTGACGGGGGGCTCTATCAAGAATCACTACAATACCCGCCGGAAAATATCCTGAAGAATGACGATTCAGTGTACTGCACCAAAGGCAATCGGTGCAACATCATCCTGAGGCATACAGGCGGGACCGTTTTCAGCCTTACCGAGCTTGTCATCAAGGCCCCCGGATCAAGCTACTCATGCCC GGTTAGAGAAGGGATGGTGTTTGTGGCCATGAAGTCAGACGAGCTCCTCACCCGCACAGCGCAGTATCAGATCCAGTATCTCCCCCCGCAAGAAAGGACAAATAACACCCTAGTATATTCGGTCCGTCATGAGGAGGACGGTAGTTCCATCACACGCCTTCAACCACCAGTGCGGGAATTCAGCTTTGGTctggatgacgatgaggactATAGAACAGCCCAAATCCCGCCAGAGTTTGCTGTACCGCCACCCCCGTTCAACATTACGACAGAATGTACCGACGATGGTAGcggcgacgatgatgatggacgTGTACTTCCCCCGCATCTCCGGTCACGTAACAGAAGGACGCCGAACCGTATAGGGTCACTGCCATTTGAGAGCGAGAGCAGCGAAGAGGACCGAGACCCATGGGGTAACCCGTCCTCGGACTGGAGAGCTTTCGATAACTTGACTCGGCGTCGATATACCGCTCGCGGTGGCGGACGGCAGCATGAAAGTACCAGCAGGACGACGTTggaagaagcccaagaagctTCGCAAATCGCAACGCAAGAGGCGGTACGGGCAGTTGGTGGCGAGCTCATGGCACCGTTGGCACACTTCTTTATCGAAAAGGATAAGAATAAGTGCACCATTCGGTTTGATCCGCCAGTGAGCGGCCGTTTTATACTCCTCAAGATGTGGAGTCCTCCACAGGACCTGTCTGATCGGTCGAGCAATATCGATATCGAGGCAGTGGTTGCCCAAGGATTTGCCGGGCCAAGGTACTTTCCTTCAGTAGAGCTTGCCTAA